One genomic region from Anaerolineae bacterium encodes:
- a CDS encoding peptidoglycan DD-metalloendopeptidase family protein translates to MGDFALRYLSPLCRPVITLILGAILLAVLPAAFATAQTPADCGVVTEIGYPVENISGRSDDFGLYRGRFGGLHTGVDLAFYRYGDPVYAVADGRVTYADPEGWDTEKGVVIVAHTFPDGSVFYSLYGHMEPIGDYFFPGVGQCVRKGSILGAIGDPLLSAPHLHFEIRDFGPDDGGPGYWAINPLEAGWEHPLDFIARWQLRLQTASERSPYVDSVTGLNAPGVPPLVMEDGGLVMARARLLEGIGPEGTLRWRMELSSAVAGMILLPDGRVLTRTADGTILLMRDGRYVGLWTPDWTPVSGPYWLDDVVVFATAEGALVGYTPEGVLRWLTPLAEGQPGSVVVSADGRLAVSIRLSGPEATPSWHVVAADGRVLYQVAAPATPYAAFSPAGDAYLLAGDQLYHINAGYVPAPLARLPQAAGRSTALAADSAGNVYVFMALDQAVLYAYAPDGALRWQAILPGEHRQPPLLAAGRDCLLYVLAADGTLYAISTADGATLGQARLYAGGAAGHPNARLLEILPGPAAEGERVRFGAGFLTVATIDGHLLAGLAPGACPAPTT, encoded by the coding sequence ATGGGTGATTTTGCTTTGCGCTATCTTTCCCCGCTGTGTCGCCCTGTCATCACGCTGATTCTGGGGGCGATTCTGCTCGCTGTCCTTCCAGCTGCCTTTGCTACTGCTCAGACGCCTGCTGACTGCGGCGTGGTGACCGAGATCGGCTACCCCGTGGAAAACATCAGCGGTCGCAGCGATGACTTCGGCCTGTATCGGGGCCGCTTTGGCGGGCTGCATACGGGCGTCGACCTGGCCTTCTACCGTTATGGCGATCCAGTCTATGCGGTCGCCGATGGCCGTGTGACCTACGCCGACCCGGAAGGCTGGGATACAGAAAAAGGCGTCGTGATTGTGGCGCATACCTTCCCGGACGGGAGCGTGTTCTATTCGCTCTATGGGCATATGGAGCCGATTGGCGACTACTTCTTCCCCGGCGTTGGCCAGTGCGTCCGCAAGGGGAGCATTCTCGGCGCGATCGGCGATCCGTTGCTGAGCGCGCCGCACCTGCATTTTGAGATTCGGGACTTTGGCCCGGATGATGGCGGCCCCGGCTACTGGGCGATCAACCCGCTGGAAGCCGGCTGGGAGCATCCGCTCGATTTCATCGCCCGCTGGCAGCTCCGCCTCCAGACGGCCAGCGAGCGCTCGCCCTACGTGGACAGCGTGACCGGCCTCAACGCGCCGGGCGTGCCCCCGCTGGTCATGGAAGATGGCGGCCTGGTCATGGCCCGCGCACGCCTGCTGGAAGGCATCGGGCCGGAGGGGACATTGCGCTGGCGGATGGAGCTTTCCAGTGCGGTAGCCGGGATGATCCTGTTGCCTGATGGGCGTGTCCTGACCCGGACTGCTGACGGCACGATCCTGCTGATGCGCGACGGCCGTTATGTTGGCCTGTGGACGCCTGATTGGACGCCGGTCAGCGGCCCCTACTGGCTGGATGACGTGGTTGTCTTTGCGACGGCTGAGGGCGCACTGGTCGGCTACACGCCGGAGGGTGTCTTACGCTGGCTGACGCCGCTGGCGGAAGGCCAGCCCGGTAGCGTGGTTGTCAGCGCCGATGGGCGCCTGGCAGTGAGCATCCGGCTATCCGGGCCGGAAGCAACGCCGTCCTGGCATGTGGTGGCCGCTGATGGGCGCGTGCTGTATCAGGTCGCGGCGCCGGCCACCCCTTACGCGGCTTTCAGCCCGGCAGGAGATGCTTACCTGCTGGCCGGGGATCAGCTTTACCACATCAACGCCGGGTATGTCCCTGCGCCGCTGGCGCGCCTGCCACAGGCTGCCGGGCGCAGCACGGCGCTGGCCGCTGACAGCGCGGGCAATGTCTATGTCTTTATGGCCCTCGATCAGGCCGTGCTGTACGCCTACGCGCCCGATGGGGCGCTGCGCTGGCAGGCGATCTTGCCGGGCGAACATCGTCAGCCGCCGCTGCTGGCCGCCGGGCGCGACTGCCTGCTTTACGTGTTGGCCGCCGATGGGACGCTCTACGCGATCAGCACCGCGGACGGCGCTACGCTCGGCCAGGCCCGGCTGTACGCTGGCGGCGCGGCGGGCCATCCCAATGCTCGCCTGCTGGAAATCCTGCCCGGCCCGGCTGCGGAAGGCGAGCGTGTGCGCTTTGGCGCAGGCTTCCTGACCGTCGCCACGATCGACGGCCACCTCCTGGCCGGCCTGGCACCCGGTGCGTGCCCCGCACCCACGACCTGA
- a CDS encoding PspC domain-containing protein: MSKRLYRRRDNRVLGGVAAGLADYLNVDVTLVRVIFLLAALTEGAGVLIYLVLWLIMPEEETGEEWR; this comes from the coding sequence ATGAGCAAGAGGCTGTATCGTCGTCGTGACAATCGTGTGCTGGGCGGCGTGGCTGCCGGCCTGGCCGATTATCTCAACGTGGATGTCACCCTGGTGCGGGTGATCTTCCTGCTGGCCGCCCTGACCGAGGGCGCTGGCGTGCTGATCTACCTGGTGTTGTGGCTGATCATGCCGGAGGAAGAAACCGGCGAAGAGTGGCGGTAG
- a CDS encoding PspC domain-containing protein, with the protein MTVQKRLYRSRTDRQIAGVAGGLAEYLDIDPTLVRLGFIFLSLVGGPGLLLYVIMWAIVPEAPERVDVWQDEYPGGISDSSMAEDARHDDLEF; encoded by the coding sequence ATGACGGTGCAAAAGCGGCTTTACCGCAGCAGGACTGACCGGCAGATCGCTGGCGTGGCCGGTGGGCTGGCCGAATACCTGGACATCGATCCCACGCTGGTACGACTGGGTTTCATCTTCCTGTCACTGGTCGGCGGCCCTGGCCTGTTGCTTTACGTGATCATGTGGGCGATCGTGCCGGAAGCGCCGGAGCGCGTGGACGTGTGGCAGGATGAATATCCGGGCGGGATATCCGATAGCTCGATGGCGGAGGATGCCCGCCACGACGACCTGGAGTTCTAG
- a CDS encoding M23 family metallopeptidase: protein MDHRPPNTQSCRRRRLLLLLVILLSATLIAGYRGLRSVAGVIIRRPPNEALLRWFREPSARAILSTGFAAPCPGYPFLTPSAGLVGGLPWNAAYDAYDIFHPHPGIDVFGDGPEGTVPVYAAYDGLLTREEDWVATVIIRHDDPLQPGRVIWTYYTHMASVDGRRSYIVDRFPPGVAGLPVRQGELLGYQGSYNGGPGARPIGMHLHFSIVRSDALGHYLNEAVFANTLDPTPYLGLKLNDPSSGDFPLRCLPPPP from the coding sequence ATGGATCATCGCCCGCCGAATACTCAGTCCTGCCGCCGCAGGCGGTTGCTCCTGCTGCTGGTGATCCTGCTCAGCGCAACGCTGATCGCTGGCTACCGAGGTCTGCGCAGTGTCGCAGGGGTGATCATCCGTCGCCCGCCCAACGAGGCCCTGCTCCGCTGGTTCCGCGAGCCATCGGCTCGCGCCATATTGAGCACCGGTTTTGCCGCGCCGTGCCCCGGCTACCCCTTCCTGACGCCGTCGGCAGGGCTGGTGGGCGGCCTGCCCTGGAATGCGGCTTACGATGCGTATGACATCTTCCACCCGCACCCCGGCATCGACGTTTTCGGCGACGGCCCGGAGGGGACCGTCCCCGTGTACGCCGCGTATGATGGCTTGCTCACCCGGGAAGAGGACTGGGTTGCGACAGTGATCATCCGCCATGATGATCCGCTGCAGCCGGGCCGCGTGATCTGGACGTACTACACGCACATGGCCAGCGTTGATGGCCGGCGGTCGTACATTGTCGATCGTTTCCCGCCCGGCGTGGCAGGGTTGCCGGTCAGGCAGGGGGAGTTACTCGGCTATCAGGGCAGCTACAACGGCGGCCCCGGCGCGCGGCCGATCGGCATGCACCTGCATTTCAGTATCGTCCGCAGTGATGCGCTGGGCCATTACCTCAATGAAGCGGTCTTCGCCAATACCCTGGACCCGACTCCATACCTGGGCCTGAAGCTCAACGATCCCTCCTCCGGTGACTTCCCGCTGCGCTGCCTGCCGCCGCCGCCCTAG